One window of Ralstonia pickettii DTP0602 genomic DNA carries:
- a CDS encoding NADPH:quinone oxidoreductase (K00344: E1.6.5.5, qor; NADPH2:quinone reductase [EC:1.6.5.5]): MQEDDYLGLVCSRWCHWSELDLQRIPRRPLAPGQVRIRVRHAGVGFALSLFVSGKYQRKPPLPFTPGTEAAGEIIEVAPDVTRLRPGMRVAAALDWGGFAEEVVTTADTVYPVPDGLELAHAAALPVTYGTVWAALAWRAALQPGETMLVHGASGALGTAAVQVGRLMGARVIATASTEAKREAALRNGAAHALPSDAATLVASVKALCPAGGADVVFDPVGGDLFDASLRCTAPGARLLSIGFASGRIPEVPTNLLLVKNLWLIGFNYGYYIGWGLTDERKRFAPQVQQVVAQIMQTVASGELAPPVLQHFPLRDWLEAVDTTMSRRAIGKVMLDI, encoded by the coding sequence ATGCAAGAGGACGATTACCTGGGGCTGGTCTGCTCCCGCTGGTGCCACTGGAGCGAACTGGATCTGCAGCGCATCCCGCGCCGCCCGCTCGCTCCCGGGCAGGTGCGCATCCGCGTGCGGCATGCAGGCGTGGGCTTTGCGCTGAGCCTGTTCGTCTCCGGCAAGTACCAGCGCAAGCCGCCGCTGCCGTTCACCCCCGGCACCGAGGCGGCGGGCGAGATCATCGAAGTGGCGCCCGACGTCACGCGCCTGCGTCCGGGCATGCGCGTGGCCGCGGCGCTGGACTGGGGCGGCTTTGCCGAGGAAGTGGTGACCACGGCCGACACGGTCTATCCCGTGCCTGATGGGCTGGAGCTGGCGCACGCCGCTGCGCTGCCCGTCACCTACGGCACGGTGTGGGCCGCGCTGGCGTGGCGCGCAGCGCTGCAGCCGGGCGAGACCATGCTGGTACACGGCGCCAGCGGTGCGCTGGGCACGGCGGCGGTGCAGGTGGGCCGCCTGATGGGCGCGCGCGTGATCGCCACCGCGAGCACCGAGGCCAAGCGCGAGGCGGCGCTGCGCAACGGTGCGGCACATGCGCTGCCGTCCGACGCGGCCACGCTGGTGGCATCGGTCAAGGCGCTGTGCCCGGCGGGCGGGGCGGACGTGGTGTTCGATCCGGTGGGCGGCGACCTGTTCGATGCCTCGCTGCGCTGCACGGCACCGGGCGCGCGTTTGCTGTCGATCGGGTTTGCCAGCGGGCGCATCCCGGAGGTGCCGACCAACCTGCTGCTGGTCAAGAACCTGTGGCTGATCGGCTTCAACTACGGCTACTACATCGGCTGGGGCCTGACCGACGAGCGCAAGCGCTTTGCGCCGCAGGTGCAGCAGGTGGTCGCGCAGATCATGCAGACGGTGGCCAGCGGCGAACTGGCACCACCGGTGCTGCAGCACTTCCCGCTGCGCGATTGGCTCGAGGCGGTGGACACCACGATGTCGCGCCGTGCCATCGGCAAGGTCATGCTGGATATCTGA
- a CDS encoding ABC transporter substrate-binding protein: MLTPCLQRLRAAMLSVVLAATATISFAATDTSTGNDSEPYPSRPLTIVVPSVAGNVNDAVARLIGQELTKSWGQPVIVDNKPGAGTTTGTKYVARAARDGYTALLTFTAHVQNPSLYPRIGYDPIADFTPVSEVAISSTILAVSPDFPARTLPELVALLKANPGKYPYGSYGAGTTGHILGELLKREAGLQMEHVAYKGGAPLATDLAAGHVKIGFIAVGTAMPLLQGGKLVPVAIAGTERSALLPKVPTFREAGYQGFEPDAWMGLLFPAGVPRARVEALSREVARIVRLPEVAKKMQDLNLVPVGGTPEGFAAVMKSDRDKWSRIIRDVGITLE; the protein is encoded by the coding sequence ATGTTGACCCCTTGCCTGCAGCGGCTGCGCGCCGCCATGCTCAGCGTAGTGCTGGCCGCCACCGCGACCATCAGCTTCGCCGCCACCGATACGTCCACCGGCAATGACAGCGAACCCTATCCATCGCGCCCGCTGACCATCGTCGTGCCCTCGGTGGCCGGCAATGTGAACGATGCGGTGGCGCGGCTGATCGGGCAGGAGCTGACCAAGAGCTGGGGCCAGCCGGTCATCGTCGACAACAAGCCGGGCGCAGGGACCACTACCGGCACCAAGTACGTGGCCCGCGCCGCGCGCGACGGCTATACCGCGCTGCTGACCTTCACCGCGCACGTGCAGAACCCGTCGCTGTACCCGCGCATCGGCTACGATCCGATCGCCGACTTCACGCCGGTCAGCGAGGTGGCGATCTCGTCGACCATCCTGGCGGTATCGCCGGACTTCCCGGCGCGCACGCTGCCGGAGCTGGTGGCGCTGCTCAAGGCCAACCCCGGCAAGTATCCGTATGGCTCCTACGGTGCCGGCACCACCGGCCATATCCTGGGCGAGCTGCTCAAGCGCGAGGCGGGCCTGCAGATGGAGCACGTCGCCTACAAGGGCGGCGCGCCGCTGGCCACCGACCTGGCGGCCGGGCACGTGAAGATCGGCTTCATTGCGGTCGGTACGGCGATGCCGCTGCTGCAGGGCGGCAAGCTGGTGCCGGTGGCGATCGCCGGCACCGAGCGCTCGGCGCTGCTGCCCAAGGTGCCGACCTTCCGCGAGGCGGGCTACCAGGGCTTCGAACCGGATGCGTGGATGGGGCTGCTGTTCCCGGCCGGCGTACCGAGGGCGCGGGTGGAGGCGCTGTCGCGCGAGGTCGCGCGCATCGTGCGCCTGCCGGAAGTCGCGAAGAAAATGCAGGACCTCAACCTGGTGCCCGTAGGCGGCACGCCGGAGGGCTTCGCGGCGGTAATGAAGAGCGACCGCGACAAATGGAGCCGCATCATCCGCGATGTCGGCATCACGCTGGAATGA
- a CDS encoding LysR family transcriptional regulator: MRFEDLAAFLVVSEHGNLHRAADTLGMTQSGLSKTLARLEGEAGMPLFERTPRGLVLTSVGKTLLAHARKISLAATDLRNELAEQRLARAGTVRLGAIPYLVPSLLSPLLAQFFVSRPLAVFSIETHLSARLMAVLQNGDADLILAARPASVPEDIDWLPLGPLTMQIVCRSGHPRQDRFRTLADLTEERWAVPASSLYLRQWLEERFTSVGLPPPRVAVESTASPVAFGELLRHSDLLGIMPPRILKQAEGQGLRAISGPGMSWQHELAVLWRAGGYLSPICQDFRDAVVKWCEETEI; encoded by the coding sequence ATGCGATTCGAGGATCTTGCAGCCTTCCTGGTAGTCAGCGAGCACGGCAACCTGCACCGCGCCGCCGATACCCTCGGCATGACGCAGTCCGGCCTGTCCAAGACGCTGGCGCGGCTGGAGGGCGAGGCCGGCATGCCGCTGTTCGAGCGCACCCCGCGCGGGCTGGTGCTGACCAGCGTGGGCAAGACCCTGCTCGCGCATGCCCGCAAGATCTCGCTGGCGGCCACCGACCTGCGCAACGAGCTGGCCGAACAACGCCTGGCGCGCGCTGGCACGGTGCGGCTGGGGGCGATTCCCTACCTGGTGCCTTCGCTGCTGTCGCCGCTGCTGGCGCAGTTCTTCGTCAGCCGCCCGCTGGCGGTGTTCTCGATCGAGACTCACCTGAGTGCGCGTCTGATGGCGGTGCTGCAGAACGGCGATGCGGACCTGATCCTGGCCGCCCGCCCGGCGAGCGTGCCGGAGGACATCGACTGGCTGCCGCTGGGGCCACTGACCATGCAGATCGTCTGCCGCAGCGGCCATCCGCGCCAGGACCGCTTTCGCACGCTGGCCGACCTGACGGAGGAGCGCTGGGCGGTGCCGGCCAGTTCGCTCTACCTGCGGCAGTGGCTGGAAGAACGGTTCACTTCGGTCGGCCTGCCGCCGCCGCGCGTGGCGGTGGAAAGCACGGCCTCGCCGGTGGCCTTCGGCGAACTGCTGCGGCACTCGGACCTGCTCGGCATCATGCCGCCGCGCATCCTGAAGCAGGCCGAAGGCCAGGGCCTGCGGGCCATCAGCGGCCCGGGGATGTCGTGGCAGCACGAGCTGGCGGTGCTGTGGCGCGCCGGTGGCTACCTGTCGCCGATC